The genome window CGTGGTCAGCCAGGAGTTCTCGCGCTGGCGTTCGTGGAAGGCCCGGACATTGGCGATGGCTTCGGCCAGGATGGCCGCGTCCTCGGACGGAACGGCCTTGAGGGCCTTGGCGATGGCGGTCTTGGACACGCGCTGCCGGGCCGCCGTGAAGGTCGGGCAGTCGAAGCGGCGGGTGTAGTCCGCCAGGGCGGCGTCGCCGCGTTTCCGCACCTCGGCCAGGATGCCGCGGACCACGTCCCGGACCTTGGATTCGGGATTGCGGCGGCCTTCCAGCCGCTTGTTCAGCGCGGGCCAGTCCCCGGGGCCCGAGTAGACGATCTGTTTGAGGGGCATGGGTGTTCCGTGGTTCGAGGGGTTGTCGTCGAGGCCGGAATATACGGGAGGCGGCGCGGAAAGTCGAGCTGGGCCGAGGCACAAAAAAAGGCCGGGGCTTGCGCCCCGGCCCGGGTATGGCTTGGATCCTGGTTCCAGCCGGAGCTAGAACTCGTACTTGAGGCCCGTGCTCAGCTTGTAGGCGTCGGCGGGATTGCGGGTGGCCGAGGAGGCCCACACATCCTTGTCGTAGCCGTTGTTGATGTAGCCCAGGTCGAAGGTCAGGGTCAGCTCGTCATACAGCTTGTAGCTGTTGTTCAGGTCCACTTCCCAGATGTGGTCCTTCTCGGTCAGCGTGTAGCCGTAGGAGTAGTAGTTGCCGCCGGCGACGAGGTTCTCGTCGTTGGTGCCCTTGGCGTACATGACGATGAAGGTGTGCTTCAGCTTCTCGATGAAGCTGATGTCCTTCAGCTGCAGACCCACGGCCCAGAAGCCCAGCTGGCGGGCGTCGGTGGTGCCGTTGGGGGTGCCTTCGATCAGGGAGTCGCCGTTGAAGAAGAAGGAGCCCACGCCCCAGTTACGGGCGGTGAGGATGGGCATGCGCTCGGAACCGTTGGTGGTCTTGTCGTCCTCGCCGGAGGTCCAGGCGAAGAACAGCTCGGGGGTCATGAAGTCGAAGCCGGTGTAGTCCACGGCCAGGTCGAACATCCAGCCGGAACGGTCGTCCACGTCGCCGACGCCGGAGGCGCTGCCGTAGTTCACGTCGGCCATGACCTTGATCGGATCGAAGTAGGTCATCTCGAAGCTGGTGCCGCCCCAGTAGACCTTGCGGCCTTCCAGGTTGGAACCCTGGCTGGTCAGGCCGCGCACCATGCGGGCGGAACCGTTGGTGCCGGCGCCGAATTCCTGCACGGCGGCGCCGCCGGCATAGGCGTACATGAAGAAGGGAGCGAACTTGAAGCCGTCGAGCTTCACCGGAACGATCAGGGCGCCGGCGTCCACCGAGGTGTTGGACGTGCCGCTGACGCTGTCGGTGTTGTCGAAGTCGTAGAGGCGGGCGTAACCGGCCACCACGCTCACTTCGTCGATCACCGGGATGGTGGTGAACACGCCGGCCACTTCGTCGTCCAGGATCAGGCTGCCGCCGCCGTAGGCCGCGGGCAGGTTCACGCCCTGGAAACCCACGCGGTTGGCGATCTTGGTGTCCGGGATCTTGAAGTCGATGTAGGCGCGACGGATGCGGAAGCTGTTGTCGCGATCATGGAAGTGGAAGTTCGCGCCGCCCCACCGCTGGTTGTCGGCGCTGTCGCCGATTTCGGTGGCCAGCACGCCCTTCAGGTTCTCGTTGGCGATGAAGTCGAACTGGGTGCGGAAGCGCTGGAACACGTTGAAGTCGCCGTTGCGGTCGCTCGCGGTGTTGGCGTTCTCGTTCAGGTCGAAGTTGTCCGAAACGAGGAACTCGATGATGTACTGGCCCGAGGCCTTCATGGTCACGGCATGGGCCGAGGCGGCCATGCCGAGCACGAAGGCCAGGAGGGTGGCCAGCAGAACCAAGCGTTTCATGTTTATCCTTCCTTTCTTTTGCGGTGTTCGCAATAAATCGTCGATCCTTCGCCGATACCCTTGAGCCACTCGTACCCAGGTTCAAAAAATTTGACAAGGGGAAAATTGTTACAAAGTTAAAAAATTTAAACCCCCGTCAGACTCCTTTCTCATCACCAATGAAAAAGGGCCGGGGCTTGCGCCCCGGCCCGGGTCAGGCATGGGAAAGGCTTGTAAGGCGGGAATCTGGGACTAGAACTCGTACAGGATGCCGGTGCTCAGCTTGTAGGCGTCGTTCTTGTCCAGACCGGGGTTGGCGACACGCCACTTGTCCTTGTCGTAGCCGTTGGCGATGTAGCCGAGGTCCAGGGTCAGGCTGAGCTCTTCGTACAGCTTGTACTTGGTGTTCAGGTCGACTTCCACGATGTGATCTTCTTCGGTCAGGCTGGTGCCGTAGGCGATCTGACCGTTGCCGATCATGTTCTTGTCGTTGGTGCCCTTGGCGTACATGACCGTGAAGGTGTGGGTCAGCTTCTCGAGGAAGCTGATGTCCTTCAGGCTGAGGCCCAGAGCCCAGAAGCCGGTCTGCTCGACGCCGTAGCCCTTGGAACCCTGCAGCAGCGTGTCGCCGCCGAAGAAGAAGGAGCCCAGCGCCCAGTTACGAGCGTTCAGCGTGGGCATGCGCTCGGAACCGTTGGTCAGGTTGTCGTCTTCACCAGAGGTGTAGGCGAAGAACAGCTCGGGGGTCATGAAGTCGAAGCCGGTGTAGTCCACGGCCAGGTCGAACATCCAGCCGGAGCGCTCGTCGGTCTCCAGGGTGCCGCTGGCGGAACCGTAGTTCACGTCAGCCATGACCTTGATCGGATCGAAGTAGGTCATGGTGAAGCTGGTGCCGCCCCAGTAAGCCTTGCGGCCGGCCGCGTTGCCCAGGGTCGGGGTCAGCAGGCCCCAGGTGCCGCCGTAGGTGGCGGCGGGGATGCCGGCCATCGCGTTGACGGCGGCGCCGCCGGCGTAGCCGTACATGAAGAAGGGCGCGAACTCAAAGCCGTCCAGCTTCACGGGCACGATCAGGACGCCGGCGTCGAACGAGGTGTTCGAGGTGCCGCTGACGTTGTTGGTGTTGTCGTAGTCGTAGAGGCGGGCGTAACCGGCCACCACGCTGACTTCGTCGATGACCGGAATGGCGGTGACCACGCCGGCCACTTCGTCGTCCAGGATCATGCTGCCGCCGCCGACGGCCGCGGGCAGATTGATGTTCTGGAAGCCGATGCGGTTGGTGATCTTGGTGCCGGGAATCGCGAAGTCGATGTAGGCGCGACGGATGCGGAAGTTGGCATCGCGATCATGGAAGTGGAAGTTCGTTCCACCCCAACGCTGCTGATCGGCGTTGGAACCGATTTCGGTGGCCAGCACGCCCTTCAGGTTCTCGTTGGCGATGAAGTCGAACTGGGTGCGGAGACGCTGGTAGACGTTGAAGTCGCCCTGGTTGTCGCCGTCGTTGCCCTTCGCCATGTCGAAGTTCTCGGAGAACAGGAACTCCACGGCCCAGGCTCCCGAAGCCTTCATGGTCACGGCGTGGGCCGAAGCAGCCATGCCGAGCACGAAGGCCAGGAGGGTGGCCAGCAGAACCAAACGTTTCATGTGATCCTTCCTTTCTTTTGCGGTTACGTAAGGCGATTGCCTTTCCAACGCCATGCCCTGAGTCGCCTTGTAGCAAGGTTCAAAATTTTTTACAAGCTTTTTGGGGCAAAAAGTATCAAAATTTTAACATGGCTCTTTTATCTTAGGCGGCAGCGGAAAAGCTGCCGAAAGCATGGCGGATTGCTGTCGCCCGGGTGCGGCATTTTGAGTCTTTCGTCACTCGGGCGCGGACGGTGACATCCCGGCCATGCTCCGTGTCCGCCCCCGCGGTGCGCCCTTGCCGGATGACGATCGGCCGGGTAGACAGGACGGCACGGCGGCCCCATGACCACGACCTTTCACTTCCGCTCTTCGGATTTCCCCGATTCCCCGGGCGTCTACCTCATGAAGGACGAACGGGGCCGCATCCTTTATGTCGGCAAGGCCATCAGCCTGCGCAAGCGCTTGGCCTCCTATTTCAGGGGGCCGCGCAACCTCTCGGCCAAGACGCGCGCCCTGGTGGCCCGCGTGGTCCGGGTGGACGTCCTGGCCGCCACCACGGAGAAGGAGGCTCTTCTCTTAGAGGAAAGCCTGATCAAGAAGCACCGGCCGCGCTACAACGTGGTCCTGCGCGACGACAAGCAGTACCTGCTCTTCCGCCTGGACAAGGCCGCCCGGTTCCCCCGGCTCCAGATCACCCGACGGGTGGCGCGCGACGGCGCGGTCTACTTCGGTCCGTTCACCTCGGCCCAGTCCGCGCGAGAGACCTGGCGGCTCCTGGGGCGCATCTTTCCCCTGCGCAAGTGCTCGGAGAAGGCCTTCCGCAACCGGGTCCGCCCCTGCCTCTATCATCATCTCAACCAATGCCTGGCCCCCTGCGTGCGGCAGGTGGACGAGGAAGCCTACCGCGATCTCGTGCGCCGCGTGGAGCGTTTCCTGTCCGGCCGCGCCGAGTCCGTGCTGTCCGATCTCAAGCGCGAGATGAACGAGGCGGCCGAGGCGCTGCGTTTCGAGCAGGCGGCCGTGATCCGCGACCGCATGGCCGCGATCCGGCGCACGGTGGAGCGCCAGGCCGTGGTGTTGCCCGGTGGCGGCGATCTCGACGTGCTGGGGCTGGAGCCGGTGGAGGAGGGCCTCGGTCTGGGGCTGGTCTTCGTGCGCCGGGGCCGGGTTCTGGACGAACAGGCCTTCCATTTCCCAGACATGGGCCTGGAGGAGGCCGCCGAGGTGCTCGAGGGCTTTCTGGTCCAGTTCTACCACGCGGAGCGCTTCATCCCCGCGCGCATCGTTGCGGATCAGGAGTTACCGGACCTGCTGGCCGAGGTGCTGGCCGAGCGTCGAGACGGGGAGGTGCGGCTGACGCGCCCCCGGGGACAGGCCGAGCGCGGTTTGCTGGAGTTGGCCCGAGAAGTGGCCAGGCGGGCCGCCCCGCGCCGGAGCGCCGACCCCCTGGCCGGGCTGGAGCGGCGGCTGCGGCTCGGCAGGAGGCCCGTGCGCGTGGAGGGCGTGGACATTTCGCACCTGGGCGGCGCCGGCACCCGCGCGGGGCTGGTGGTCTTCGAGGAGGGCCGCCGCCTGCCCAAGGAATCCCGGCACTACGCCTTGCCCGAGCTGGAGGGCTCGTCGGACGACTATGCGGCCTTGGCGGCCTGGGCCGCGCGGCGCGTGGAATCCGGCCCGCCCTGGCCGGACCTCGTGCTTGTGGACGGCGGGCGCGGCCAGCTGGCGGCCGTGGAGCGGGCCTTCGCCGAGGCGCTGCGCGGCCGAGAGGATGCCCCGGTCCTGGAACTTGCCGCCATCGCCAAGGGCGAGACGCGTCGGGCCGGGGAACTGGGCGACTTCATCTTCCGGCCGGGCCGCAAGAATCCCGTGGACCTGTCGCCCGGAAGTCCCGAACTGCTCTTTCTCCAATCCGTGCGCGACGCGGCCCACCGCTTCGTGCTCGGCGGCCAGCGCCGGAGCCGCGCGTCCAAGGCGCTCAAGAGCGCGGTCCTGGAACTGCCCGGCGTGGGGCCCAAGACCGCGCGCCTGCTCTGGGAGCGTTTCGGCAGCCTGGAGGCCCTGCGCGCCGCGAGCGTGGAGGATTTTCGCGCCGTGCCCGGGCTCGGGGGCAAGCGCGCGGAGAAGATCGTCGAGGCCCTGGCCCGCCTTGGCTAGATAGTCAGCGTCCCGCCCGGTTCGAGGTCCAGGAGCTTCACGCCCGGCGCGGCCTCGGCCAGATGCCGCCGGAATCCCCCGGTGTCCTGTTCCAGGATCGGGAAGGTGCCCCAGTGCATGGGCGCGACCATGTCGCAGCCGAGCAGTTTGCAGGCCTGGGCCGCGGCCTCGGGGTCCATGGTGAAGTGCCCGCCGATGGGCAGCAGGGCCAGGTGGATGTGCTGGAACCGGCCGAACATCTCCATGTCCCCGAAGAGGGCCGTGTCGCCGGAATGATAGGCGCGGAAGCCGTCCGGCCAGGTCAGGATGTAGCCCGCGCAGGTGCCGCTGGCCGAGGAATGCATGGCCTGGACCATCTGCACGGCCACGCCCGCCGGGCGCACCGTGCCGCCGAGGTTCATGCCCAGGCCCAATTCCTGGGGCAGGCCCTGGGACACGAGCTTGCATACGGTGTCGAAGACGCCCACCAGGGGAACGTTGCGCTCCATGCTGATCTCCACGGCCTGCCCCAGGTGGTCGCCGTGGTCGTGGGTCACCAGCACGGCGTCCACCGGCCCCAGCGCCGTGCGCCAGTCGCCGGGAGCCTTGGGGTTGCCGGTGAAGAAGGGATCGATGGAGAAGGCCGCGCCGCCGTGGGCGAGACGGAAATTGGAGTGGCCGAACCAGGTCAGTTCCATGTGCGCCTCCTATTCCCCCCAGCGGCCGAACAGGCCGTGGGGGATGTCCAGCTGGTCCAGGATCTTGCCCGCCACGTGGGCGGCCAGGTCCTGGATCGTCGCGGGGCGGTGGTAGAAACCGGGACAGGCGGGCAGGATCACGGCTCCGGCCTCCCGGGCGGCCAGCATGTTGCGCAGGTGGATGGTGGAGAGCGGCATCTCCCGGGGCACGAGCACGAGCTTCATGCCCTCCTTGAGGGCCACGTCCGCCGCGCGATGGATCAGGTTGGAGCCCAGCCCCTGGGCGATGGCCGCCAGGCTGGCCATGGAGCAGGGGCAGACGATCATGCCCTGGTGCCGCCAGGAACCGCTGGCCGGGGGCGCGGCGATGTCCCTTTCGGAGTAGATGGTCCGGCCGACGGCGCGCAGGGTCGCCTCGTCCAGCCCGTCCTCGTGGCGCATGACCTCGCGGGCCGCGTCCGAGAGGATGAGATGCAGCTCCACGTCTTCGCGGGAGCCGAGTTCCCGGGCCAGGACCCCGGCGTAGATCAGGCCGCTGGCTCCTGTGACGGCCAGGACCACGCGTTTCTTGGCGGATTCCGTATTCATGGGGCGAGTGTAAACGCCGCCCGAGCCATTGACAAGGAGCGGCGTTGCCGTAGAAAAGGGAATCAGCGCCGCCGCCCTTGACAGGAGCGGGCGTCGAGGATAGCTAGACCAACTCGCGGGCAATTAGCTCAGCTGGATAGAGCGTTGGCCTCCGGAGCCAAAGGCCAGGTGTTCGAATCACCTATTGCCCACCAAAAAGCCAAGAAAAACGGCCACTCGGAAGAGTGGCCGTTTTTCGTTTGTCCGATATGGTCTTCATCTTTCCCTCCGCACTGTCTCCAAATTGTCTCCAGTTTAAACTTCAGATCATTTAGTAACGTATCGCGATTGTCTCCACGCTGCCTCCAGAGTCTGGGGCGAATTTTTGCTCTTGGTCTTTACGTCATGACGTAAAGACGTCATGTTCTACTTTGAAATTATTTGACTTTTTAGCTGAAATGTGGTTTAGGATGAAGAAAAAAGGAGATGTCCGTGAACCAAATTGATTATCTGACCAAAAAAATAGAGGAAAAGTACGGGCCTACGCTCACATTGGATCAGGCCGCAATGATTGTACGCCGAGCGCCTACCACCTTGAGGAACATGATGGCGGCTGGCCGAGGCCCGGCCAGCACCAGGACGGGGACCAAGGGGCCTCACCTGTTCCTTGCCCCGGACGTTGCCCAGTGGCTGATTGGAAAGGAGGGCAGCGGGAGAGGAGACGTGGAACTGTCTCCCCCGGCCCAGGAGAGCATCTCCCGTCGACGTGGCCGCCCGCGGATGAAATAAGCGGGCCGCGGGGTGCAGCAACACCCCACGGCCCTGAAAACCCCTGCTCGCAGGGGGCTCACTTGGAGAATCCATGAATACCACGTCAGTGCCCAGGGGTGCAAGCCCTGGGGACAACTCGAGCTTCACGGCCCAGGCCGCCGCCCGGGCGGCCTTGGATCTCGGGCCTCTTCTTGTTCACCTCCTCCTTCAGGCTGCTTCGGCTGATAGCCTCTGCCGCCCCATCGGTACTTCCGAGAAGTCCTGGCGAGTGGCCCTGGTTAAGGCAGAGGAAGAAGGCTTCCTGAGGCTAGACCGCTCGCGCGGCCGCCTGCCCTGCGCGACCCTCACATCGCGCGGCCAGGAAGTTCTCCAGGCCATCGGGGTCCGGGGCGATGTTCAGGGCGAACCTCTGAAGTCCGCCAATCTCTGTGGATCAACAGTTTCTTGCCAAAAGACCCAAGCCGAGGGCGAAGTCGAGGGCGACCATCAGGGCGAGCCGACTTGCCCTCCCCCCTTTGATCCCCCCTCTTATTCTTACCGATTTTCTCAACACTTTGAAAATAAAAGAAAAAAACCGGCCGGTTTAAATTCAAAACAACTCGAACTTAATCTCCAGAAAAGGGATGAGAAAGGCAGGGGAAAGGGCCAGCTGCGGCTCATCCTGGCCGGGGATCGAAACTCAGCTGCGGCCCAGCTTATCGGGGCCCTAGGCCCGATCCTCAGCGGTCGGGCGCGGGGGGAGGGAACTCTTTCAAAACGGGTGGCCTACTGGGTTTCGCTGGGTTTGATTGATCAGGCCTTGGCCTTGGCCGTAGAGGCGCGTTCTGCAGACTCAAAAAGTATTATTTTCAGGCCCCTTGCATGGATTGATAGGGCCATTGGATTGGGACGAGGTTCGGCCGCCCTGGCCGGGGCGGCCGCTCGAAATAAAGAGGAAGAGGCGACAGTTAAAGGCCGCGCGGCCTTCCAGGCCGCCTGCCAAGCGGCCGGTGCGACCTCTCCCAGAGACCGAGAGGCCGTGGCCCTGCAACATCTGAAAAGCGTTAGGCAGAAAATGCAAGCTCAACTTTCAAAATGAAAAGGTGATATAAATGAGTAATATAGATGTGCTGAAGAAGATCGCCAAGGCTTGGCGGGATCCCCGCAACCCGTTGGGGCCCCAGTCCAAAAAAATGCAGCCGGTGACCGCGATCAAGGATCAACTCGGTGAAGACGCCAGGCTGGGCCTGGAATTCCTGCGCGGCGCGTTTTCTCCCTTGAAGAGAGTCTTCTCCCGGCGTCCCGCGGAGCCGCAAGACGCCGACGCGAAAAGTTTTCAAGAGATCCTGCGCCGCTGGGGCATAGACGAAGAGAACTTCCAGCAGGTGGTCCGGGGGCTCCAAGTCCAGAGGTGCTCGCTGCTGGTGGTCGCCGGTTTGGCCGCGGCCGCCGTCTTCGGCGGCCGGCTGAGCCCCTGGGGCTGCTTGCCCGGAGCCGTCGTGGCCGCCTCCTCGTTTTTCGGCATCGCGGTCTTGAGCTGGCGGCTGTCCGTTCTCAAGGAAGGGCGGTTCGTGAGCTTTCGGAACTGGATCATGCGCAGAACCCATCCGCGCGAGGAGGCCTAGATGTCCATGCCCGCCATCCCCACCGCGGACGTCGCGGCGAACGACATGTCGGTCCAGATCCTGAACAGCCTGTTCGGCGAAGGGTGGCACTCGCTGGCGCCCGGAGGCGACGGTGGCGCCGCCCTGAGCACGGCCACCAACATCTTCTACCCGATCCTGGAAAAGCTCAACACGGTCGCCTGGGCCGGAGTGGGCATCCTCTTCGCCTACACCATGGCCATCGGCATCGCCGGGACCGCACATTCCG of Desulfovibrio aminophilus contains these proteins:
- a CDS encoding outer membrane homotrimeric porin, giving the protein MKRLVLLATLLAFVLGMAASAHAVTMKASGAWAVEFLFSENFDMAKGNDGDNQGDFNVYQRLRTQFDFIANENLKGVLATEIGSNADQQRWGGTNFHFHDRDANFRIRRAYIDFAIPGTKITNRIGFQNINLPAAVGGGSMILDDEVAGVVTAIPVIDEVSVVAGYARLYDYDNTNNVSGTSNTSFDAGVLIVPVKLDGFEFAPFFMYGYAGGAAVNAMAGIPAATYGGTWGLLTPTLGNAAGRKAYWGGTSFTMTYFDPIKVMADVNYGSASGTLETDERSGWMFDLAVDYTGFDFMTPELFFAYTSGEDDNLTNGSERMPTLNARNWALGSFFFGGDTLLQGSKGYGVEQTGFWALGLSLKDISFLEKLTHTFTVMYAKGTNDKNMIGNGQIAYGTSLTEEDHIVEVDLNTKYKLYEELSLTLDLGYIANGYDKDKWRVANPGLDKNDAYKLSTGILYEF
- a CDS encoding outer membrane homotrimeric porin — protein: MKRLVLLATLLAFVLGMAASAHAVTMKASGQYIIEFLVSDNFDLNENANTASDRNGDFNVFQRFRTQFDFIANENLKGVLATEIGDSADNQRWGGANFHFHDRDNSFRIRRAYIDFKIPDTKIANRVGFQGVNLPAAYGGGSLILDDEVAGVFTTIPVIDEVSVVAGYARLYDFDNTDSVSGTSNTSVDAGALIVPVKLDGFKFAPFFMYAYAGGAAVQEFGAGTNGSARMVRGLTSQGSNLEGRKVYWGGTSFEMTYFDPIKVMADVNYGSASGVGDVDDRSGWMFDLAVDYTGFDFMTPELFFAWTSGEDDKTTNGSERMPILTARNWGVGSFFFNGDSLIEGTPNGTTDARQLGFWAVGLQLKDISFIEKLKHTFIVMYAKGTNDENLVAGGNYYSYGYTLTEKDHIWEVDLNNSYKLYDELTLTFDLGYINNGYDKDVWASSATRNPADAYKLSTGLKYEF
- the uvrC gene encoding excinuclease ABC subunit UvrC translates to MTTTFHFRSSDFPDSPGVYLMKDERGRILYVGKAISLRKRLASYFRGPRNLSAKTRALVARVVRVDVLAATTEKEALLLEESLIKKHRPRYNVVLRDDKQYLLFRLDKAARFPRLQITRRVARDGAVYFGPFTSAQSARETWRLLGRIFPLRKCSEKAFRNRVRPCLYHHLNQCLAPCVRQVDEEAYRDLVRRVERFLSGRAESVLSDLKREMNEAAEALRFEQAAVIRDRMAAIRRTVERQAVVLPGGGDLDVLGLEPVEEGLGLGLVFVRRGRVLDEQAFHFPDMGLEEAAEVLEGFLVQFYHAERFIPARIVADQELPDLLAEVLAERRDGEVRLTRPRGQAERGLLELAREVARRAAPRRSADPLAGLERRLRLGRRPVRVEGVDISHLGGAGTRAGLVVFEEGRRLPKESRHYALPELEGSSDDYAALAAWAARRVESGPPWPDLVLVDGGRGQLAAVERAFAEALRGREDAPVLELAAIAKGETRRAGELGDFIFRPGRKNPVDLSPGSPELLFLQSVRDAAHRFVLGGQRRSRASKALKSAVLELPGVGPKTARLLWERFGSLEALRAASVEDFRAVPGLGGKRAEKIVEALARLG
- a CDS encoding metal-dependent hydrolase, which translates into the protein MELTWFGHSNFRLAHGGAAFSIDPFFTGNPKAPGDWRTALGPVDAVLVTHDHGDHLGQAVEISMERNVPLVGVFDTVCKLVSQGLPQELGLGMNLGGTVRPAGVAVQMVQAMHSSASGTCAGYILTWPDGFRAYHSGDTALFGDMEMFGRFQHIHLALLPIGGHFTMDPEAAAQACKLLGCDMVAPMHWGTFPILEQDTGGFRRHLAEAAPGVKLLDLEPGGTLTI
- a CDS encoding UbiX family flavin prenyltransferase yields the protein MNTESAKKRVVLAVTGASGLIYAGVLARELGSREDVELHLILSDAAREVMRHEDGLDEATLRAVGRTIYSERDIAAPPASGSWRHQGMIVCPCSMASLAAIAQGLGSNLIHRAADVALKEGMKLVLVPREMPLSTIHLRNMLAAREAGAVILPACPGFYHRPATIQDLAAHVAGKILDQLDIPHGLFGRWGE